The following coding sequences are from one Xiphophorus couchianus chromosome 7, X_couchianus-1.0, whole genome shotgun sequence window:
- the LOC114148851 gene encoding protein FAM237A — protein sequence MVPVLFNLTLAIVFVLTCMSAVPLRGHKPPQVDPLTAHRADPQCWDSSSALLLDMRSPRIADTVPAFWDLMGTLRSSEDGKHAALFWDLARVFWEIYVECVMSRSHGMGRRHITSVHSLITDKSFRFNSSRANSWTKLTVRVRRRGHITRLKTEPK from the exons ATGGTCCCGGTTCTCTTTAACCTGACCCTGGCCATTGTGTTTGTTCTGACCTGCATGTCAGCGGTCCCGCTGCGGGGCCACAAGCCGCCGCAGGTGGACCCGCTGACGGCCCACCGGGCCGACCCGCAGTGCTGGGACTCCTCCTCGGCTCTGCTGCTAGACATGCGGTCTCCGAGGATAGCCGACACGGTCCCCGCCTTCTGGGACCTGATGGGGACCCTCCGGTCCTCAGAGGACGGGAAACACGCGGCGCTGTTCTGGGACCTGGCCCGGGTCTTTTGGGAGATCTACGTGGAATGCGTGATGTCCAGGAGCCACGGCATGGGGAGGAGACACATCACCTCTGTGCACTCCCTGATTACTGACA AGTCCTTCAGGTTCAACAGCTCGAGAGCTAACTCCTGGACAAAGCTCACAGTCAGAGTGAGACGCAGAGGACAcatcaccagactgaagaccgaacccaaataa